The sequence below is a genomic window from Anomalospiza imberbis isolate Cuckoo-Finch-1a 21T00152 chromosome 17, ASM3175350v1, whole genome shotgun sequence.
GATTCCTTGGTGTGGCTGTCTCAGGGAAAAGCTGCAGCATCCAGCCTTGGGGAGCTGCATCCCACAGCAGATGTGCTCTGTTGTGGCCACAGGGTGCTCTGAGCAGCATCCTTCATGCAGCAGCCTCCACCACCACAGTGCTGCCACACTCCTGCCTGTccttcccaaattcctgctgtATATTTGGGAAGCCCAGAGAAAATCCAGCATCCTTGCCTTTGCTCCCTCTGGGCTTGGGGCTGCTTGCTGCGGGGTGGCCAGTGCAGTGCTCAGGATCTGTCCTTGCCACGCAGGGATTGTCATGTTTGCCGTGGGTGTCGGAAAAGCTGTGGAAGAAGAGCTGAGAGCGATCGCCTCCGAGCCAGTGGAACAGCACTTCTCCTATTCAGCAGACTTCACCACCATGACCCACCTTGTGGAGAACTTCTCCCTGAACATCTGCCCAGGTGGGTGCTCCTGGCCACACCAGGAGATTTGACTCCAAGCCAGGGAAGGTCCCCACAGAGCCAGTGGGGTGGGTTGTGTGTCTGTCACCCTGTGTCAAATACCCcaaggctgagctgggctggtgtGAGTCCAGACTGTCACAGGATCTCTTCAGTCTGTTGTGGGTGTAGATGTGGGTCTCTGGGAGAGAtttggaagaggagaaggtgAAGCTGAggaaattaacaaaaaaacttaattaatgaataaaaattaattaaattaaaattaattaaaggaGAGGTTAATACAAAAGTATTAATGTGATCAACCACCCCTGTACCATTGCATGGGCAGAATTTGGGAGTGGCACCCTGCCTTGCGGGACGCTCTGAAGGTGGCCTGTGCACATTGTTCAGACTTGTGTGCCTTGTTCAGACCtgtccttctgctgctgctgggttaCTGTGAGGGTCTCCCTGCCTAGGGACAGGCTGGGGCTCCCCAGTGCCCTTGAGATCCCCACAGGGCTGCAGATACAGAGTCAATGTGTCCCCTGCCACCCCAGCTTGAAGGCAAAGTGGAGCTCAGCACTGGCTGTCCTTGGCACACTGTGACCACGTGTGACAGCTCTGTGGGATGCCTGGCAGAGAGCTTGCTGGATCAGCAGGGCAGCCTGACAGAAAGCAGAGAGGCTGAAAGAAGGGGGCAAAATGGTGGGGAGAGCTCTGAGCCCCGGTGGGTGGCTGCAGGGACAAGGGACCTGTCTGGGAGCAAGGGAGAGCGGGCACCGTGGGGCCGTGGTCTGACTGCAGCCAAACCCCCCTGTCACAGAGGAGGGCAAAGGGGAGACGGAGATCCGCAGCCCGTGCGAGTGCGAGGCGCTGGTGCAGTTCCAGACCAACACCGTGGCCATCCTGCAGAGCCTGACGGAGAAAAATATCCTTTGGGGTGATGCCTGGGCTTGTCAGGGTGCTGAGGACAAAGTACAcatgggggagggagggataGGTAAATGGGAGCGGGGAAATTTTAGGCTCTTTTAAGGGGATGAAGCCATTTGCCCAGCAGACTGTGTGGCTCATGCTGTTTCCTTAGCACGTTCACTTGCTCAGATGACAGCCAGACTCGAAGACTTGGAAAAGCAGATTGCCAACAAGAAGTGATCCTGGCAGAGGGCTGCAGTGCTCGGCGGGGCACGGGGATGGATGTACAGTAGCTACATGACATTGTTATTGCTAGGTTATCGTAAAGCATCAGTGTTTGTTCTTGTATTGCAAAATCCCCGGGGGACTGTacttaaaaaatccaaaaatcctaaaaacacacaaaaagaaaCTTGAACAAAGCCCCTGCTGCAAAGCTGAGGGGTTCAGCTGTTCCTTGGCAGGTCTGGGATGAGGGGAGGCAGCTATGTGGGCAGGCTGGTCATTGGACAGGCATGACACCTGGTGTCCCCCAGAGTGACTGGGATGGCACAGTCCCCCTGGACCCTGGCAGACTGCTTTGCAAGAGAAAAAACCTACAGTGGTGTCACCCTGAGAGCTTCTGTTGTCTCTGCTGCCAAACGGTGGGGCAAGGACAGCTGGGTGGTGCAGGCAGCATGGGGGATGCCTGATCTCAGCTGGCTCCCAGCATGGTGCCCAGGTGGGCTCCCATGGGAAGATGGGCGGCAGGAATTCTTAGATCCCTTTGCCCTGGTTTGGCAGAATAGTTTGGAAATTGGTATTAATCTTGTTTGGTTTTATAATCACATAGCAAAATGGTAATTATTCTTTCTATCAGtatctatgtgtgtgtgtatatatatatatgtatatttaattttcagagcAGGGTAGTGCTATTTTTAAGCTCTTGTTTTATATAAAGGAATTTCTGTCCTGACAATAAACACCCTGAAGATTTGTATGACATGTCCCTCTCCTttcagctgggctgcagggtgaCATATGTACCCCTGTGTCAGAAGTGGAGTCTCTGGCTTTTGCatcagctgctgtccccaggatCCAGAAATCCTGTGGGGAAATCTTTGTTCTGCGGCACCCCAGGGTGCTGCAGGCCCGGCCTCAGCTGGAGGGAGCCAGTGTGGCATGgaccctgtgtccccatgggcAGGTCTTGCTTTGGAGCCTCTGCTTGTaggagcacagggagctgaGAGCTGAGCCGGGCATGGACCCACAGCCTGGCCAAGGTGCCATTGAGCTGCTCTGGGGCGGTGCTGAGGCACAGGGACACCCGGAATCTGCTCCTGATGGATCCCTGCAGACTTCACAAAGAAACACCCCTGACAGCAGGACTCTGCTCAGGGCAGTCTACATTCTCTTGATTTTATCCCTCAGCACAAGAATGCATTTAGTTCTTTTCAGGGGATAACACAAaatttccctctgctccccatcaAGCTGCAGCCCCCCCAGAACCCAtccctgcctccagctctggggtcctgaGCACAGAAAGGACATGGAGCTCTTGGAGTGAGTGCAGAGGAGGCCATGGGGGTGctgcaagggctggagcccctctgctgtgaggaaaggctgaaggagttggggatgctcagcctggagaagagagggcCATGGAAGGGCCTCACTGCAGCCATGAAGGGCTTGAAGGGTCCCATAGGAAAGACTGGGACAGAGTGTTCAACAGGGTCTGTGGTGGGAGGAGAAAGGAGACATGGCTCTCAACTGCAGGAGGTTGATTTGGGTTAAAATGAAGGTGGTTTTTTATACCGAGGGGGGTGAGGCACAGGCCCAGGCTGTGcacagaagctgtggatgccccatccctgggaacatccaaggCCAGGGGGCAGGACTCTGTCTGGTCTGGTGGGAGGTAGCTCAGGTTTGATCTTCAGGGTCAATTCCAAGGCAAACCAAAGAGGAAGGTAGGTTTCCTGGATCACACACAGCAGAGCGAGTGTTACCACAGGAAATGCTCAGCTGAAACTTACAGAAaagggctgggacagctgataGCAGCAACCAACCATTGCCCCCATCGCCTCACCTTCATCCCACTTTGAGAGTATCTCTGTCACCAAGTCCCTGACATTGTCATCAGTCCTGAGTGGTTCCTGCTGCCTGGATCTTGCCACCCATCCCTTCAGGATGCTCACTTTTGTCCCAAtgaaggtacagtgccattccatggaggtggaaaCCTCCGCGCTGCCTGGGtgggctggagctctgtggggatggTGTGGGGCAGGGACCCCACTGTGAGGTTTTGCTCCCCATGCAGGCTGCCACAGAcactgaggaggagatggaaatCGATGTGAAGGTTGATAGAGAAGAGAGTATGGCTATAGATGTTGAAGAGAATGGAGatgaagagatggaggtggatgTGGAGGATTATGTTGaagacatggaagtggatgagaaaggtgaggaggaggaggacatggttttgggatgaagaccaagcccagcagcaggacaggccaTGCCCTGCCCACAGGCAGGgtgggtcccctgctgccaggctggggctgggctgggtggccccgctcagggacacggtgcccggGGGGCCCTGGGTTCTGGTGGCACAAGCAccaccccagccctgtgctTGCTTTGGGCCACCCTTTGGGTCCCACTGCCTGGGCcctgccctcagccccagccaggctcagtgctggcagcagagtcccGCTCTGCCAGCGTGtcccagcctgggggcacagggaacagCCCTCTGTGCCTGACCGGAGTGACCGTGTCGCTTGCTTTTCTTCCAGGACTGATGGAGGTGCCGGGCAGGGATGCCATCCTTCTGGATATATGTAGAGTGTTCTTCAGTAGTCTTCTGTATATATGTTTTAGAACGTGTTGTTGTCTTTTGTAAATATGTTTCATACATAATTGTTATACAGGTTCTtatgtaaatatgttttataGCCTGTTGTTTTTATAGGGGTTATTACAAGTGAAATACACGTGTTACAACAGGAAACTTGTGGCTCTTCTAGGAccaaaaaaatctccattttttcACATCCCTGCCCTCTTTTGTTTTGCGTTGGCCACAGACTGAATTTCTAATTTGTGGTTTCCTCTTGCTCTAGGTTCCCTGGGCTGGAGGtgtctggcagtgctgggttgggGGTATCTGTGCACAGAGCAGGTCCCACTTAGAGGTCTGTACACACTTTGTATTTGTAGAGGCAGCTCCCACAGGGCCCTTTCCCGTGAGATTCCACCTGGGAGCAGGGCCGAGCCTGCGtggtcctgcagagcctcaTCAATGACACTTCACTAGGTGGCACCAGACACCAGCGCGGGGAGGGTGAGGCTGGGCTGCGGCCACCCTCTCCTCCCGGGCACCCCGAGCGGCCGGAGCCGGCCCGGGGCTGAAGGGAGCTTCCTGAgccagggatggatggatggatggatggatggatggatggatggatggatggatggatggatggatggatggatggatggatggacggatggacggatggatggatgggtggatgggtgggtggatggatggatggatggatggatggatggatggatggatggatggatggatggatggatgggtggatgggtggatgggtgggtgggtgggtggatgggtggatgggtgggtgggtgggtggatggatgggtggatggatggatgggtggatggatggatgggtgggtgggtgggtggatggatgggtggatgggtgggtggatgggtgggtggatgggtggatggatggatgggtgggtgggtgggtggatggatgggtgggtggatggatggatggatggatggatggatggatggatggatggatggatggagctTATCATCAGGCTGAAAGCTTTGCATCGCCTGGTGGGGCACAAGCTGTTCCTGGGGTGCTTTGTGCACCCGGGTAAGGTTGGGGGATCAGGGGCTGCTGgtctccctcctttcccttcccagggagTACAAACTGCAGAGCCTTGCTCTggctgggagaaagcagcaTCTGCCACAACACCCCCAAGCATTGCACAACTGGGGCCTTGCAGCTTCGGAAGGAGGGAAACAAAGTGGTTTTCATGGAGAAGAGCATGAGCCATGTGGGATGGGGACTGCTCTGGGGAGTGCTGGGGCAATGGGTGCTGCACAGGTAACAGAATGCAACATGAAGACTGCAGGCAATCCTGTGCCCATAAATGCTGGGTCCTGGTTATTTCATGCGAGTTTGGGACAAAAAGAGTTCCCACTTCCCCCCCTGCTGTGAATAAAGCACTATAGAATTTTCTTCAGGTGaatttctttccctccctcatccctcccatcttCTCTGCAGCTTAGTCCAAGCCTTGGTCTTTGATATTTTCTCCTCCCTTGGAGGCAGAGGTCCAAGCACGACCTCAGCCAGATTCTGGCACCAGCTGGGAGCACAGCAATGTCCTCTCCAGCcccaacagcagctgaatgGCAATGGATTGCTCAAAAATTATTCCAGTGCTTGTATTTCTCATTAAAAGTGCTACATTGCTGGTGCACAggccagaaattatttttgcatgttATTTAATAAATGACTCCACAAAGAGCTAAATGCAGCCACAGAGTCAACAGGGAAATTGGACAATAATGAACTGGTACCAGGTTAGTTGAAGTCAAGTTAACACGGCCCGTTGTGACTTGAGAACGGAAGTCTGAGCATGAGAGGACACAGTGAGACACTCACCATGCCCTGGATGGAAAGtggcagctccaggggctggaCCAGTGAAgttctggggggctcaggggctgcACAGAGCATGTAGAGGTGATTCTGGGCTTTTGCTGCTCTTTGTCCCTGCCTGCTTGTGAGATCAGGGGCTGCCCTTTGCAGGACTGGGGGAGGTTGGCTGTGGGAATCTTCCCCTACCCAGGCATTCCCAGAACATGTTTCCAGGACAGCTTGGGCTCCTGCCAGCCACAGAAGtcccacagaaatatttcaggaacCCCTTACACAAGCTGAGTGGGACATTGACCAATTGGTGGGAGATGGAGTAACTTCCCATTGCCCAAGGGCACctaaagaaaacagatttaCCTGGAGGCCAGGGCAGGCTTACAATTTCCCTGGGAGGGAGAAATGGGTGGTGGGACCTTTGCCATCCAAACAAGGAATACAGCCCCTAATTCCTACAGCTATCAAGAGTTAGGGCTCAGTCAAGTTGTCCTCGTGCTGCATCATGGCTGATGACAGGTCTATAAGGAGTGGGTTATTGTGCCCCACAGGGGTCAGCCACTTTCTTCCAGCACCAACCTGCTTCCTATATGGCAGAAGCCACCAGAGAAGATACTGGGGTTCAGGTGACCCCCCACAGAGCTTGAGAAAGACTCACCTTGGGCTAAGCCAAAGCTGTTTTCCCTACACCAACTCATACTCCCAGTAGGGcaggaggatttggggctgAGGCAAggttcctctgggaaaaaacTTGAAGGATCATCCCTGGGAAGGCACTGGCAGTGTCATGCTGATTTGGATCATGCTGTAAGGTTTGGTTTGCAGGACCACGTGCAAGCAAAGTACAGAGGGAAACCCATTTAACAGACCCCCAGAAGAGAACACAGTCGCCACAAGGGTTTCTCCTGAAAAAGGATACCTGGAGAAGATACCTGCCCAGGAGAAAGCAGCTCCGCTACCTGTCAGGGTGGACAATGCCCTGGCACATCTCCCCCTGGCTTGTCCctcagccccaggaggggctgcaggggtcAGTTGTGCAATGCAATAGCTGCTTTTTGAGCAACCAAACAATTACATCTGAACCTTGCGCAAAAGGCTTTTCTGGAAAACACAATGCAACAGGCAGAGGAAAAGGTACAAACACTGGTAcgtgcccagccccgctccccacCCCCATCCTCCCCAAGGGTTTAAATGTTGGTGTCCCGCACTTCTCACGCTCGCACCTCGCAGGGACACGGCAGCATGAAGGCGGTGGCCGCCCTCCTCCTGGTGGGGATGCTCATCCTCTGGGCAGAACTGCCAACAGGTAGGAGACGTCCGAGGATAAGGGACGGGGAGGAAAAGCTCAGGTGCGGCGAAGGAGCCGTGTTTAtgtgggaggggacaggggtgttTGCCGGGCAGCATCTGCCCGGTGCCCCTCAGCTGCCCTGGAGCCAACCGGTCCCTCTCCTGCAGGCAGCGCCTGGTCCTGCCCGCCCGTGCGCTTCACCTGCGCTATGCACAACCCGCCGAACCAGTGCCTCATCGACCGGCACTGCCCCCGCGGCAAGAAGTGCTGCCGCTCCTTCTGCGGGAGGAAATGCCTCTCCAAGCCGCCCTCCATCCCCGTCTCCTACGGTAGGAGCTCCGGAGCCCCGCCTGCGCacgggcagcagagctgggtttgatggggtggctctgggcaggggctgtgcccagctgccagagccCCCGTCAGGCGGCTGGCTGACTGACGGTGGGCTGGGGCGAGCACCAGACACAGCggctttctttctctccctttcccagtGTGAGCTCCGGCTTCCACGATGCACTGAGGGTCATCTCAGCATTCCcatcccagctcagctccaggatCACTCTGTGACAACTGCTGCACTGTGCTCTGTGCCACCCgcttcccctctccctctgctcccccaccGCTCTTTTAACAAATAAAAGAGGCTTTCCCCAAGGGCGTTTGTGACGTGTGACTCCTTTCCCCACCTCCTCTCTGCATCCTGGCACACAGTCCCACTGCTGCTTTCACctcagaatttcttcttctgggGAAAGACGATGAAAACAATCTGGCTTCACACCTGCAGTGTGGTTAAGGGCTGGCTTGGGGAACAAAATCCATCCAGAGGCACCCAGCCTCCAGGAGAGAGCAATGGGAAGGGACTGGAACAAAACTGCCAGGCTGCTTTCGGAAGGCTGCAAGGGGCCCTGGAGAGCAGTGTGTCCTCCAGGCCctcccagctggacagggctgTGGAAGGGGACTgaccctgcctgcccagggggACACAGAAGGCAGAGCCTGCCCTTCTTGGGGCTCATCTGGAGAGCAGAGGAGGGGGTTACACAGACCCAAACCCCAAGTGGTGATGAACCCCTCCCTGAACCTGAACTGGTGGGGAAAATTCAGCTGAAGAATCTTGCCTGGGAAAGCCTCAAGCCAGGGCAATAAAATCATAGCTCCAAGGGGTTCCTGTAATTTTTGTACAGCTGAGTGCTGGGGACAAAACTTCAGGAAATGCCAACAAACATCAGCAGAAGAGAGTGTGTGCAGCCTGAGGGACCTGCTGGCCTCTGTGCAGTGGCAGAACCAGGCACTGCCACCATCCACCTCAGGGGCAGAGCATCACCCAGCCTAATGCTCAGAGGGGCCTGCCAGCCTTCCCCAGCCCACTGCTGATGCCAGGCTTGCTGAGAATGTCCCATTCTCAACAACCAGTCCCAGCCCAGACTGGGGAGGAGCTTGGTCTGTCTGCACACACCgagagaggagctgctgctgtgtaaGAGCTGGGCTAATGATCCCCATGGCCAGGCACGAGCAAAGCAATCGGGAGAGCAGCACCAGCTGGCCAGATTTTAAACCACCCACAAACACGGCGGGATGAAGCCTCTGGCTGTGGGATTGACACCTTGCATGGTCCATGGGAGATGCTGGAAGCTTCCTGGCCGAGAGTGGGGAGAGCatctgctggagcaagtcctTCTATGGTCACGTCTATGTAGGTGACCTCTTCTCTGTGGAGCAACTGGAAGGAGGCAAGACTCAGAAATTACTCTGACTGAGAAGGAGGAAGTCCTAtggtgaaaaaaacaaacaactctTTGCTTAGCCTGGCCACGGGAGGGCTGAGAGAACCGGAGAGCTCATGCGGCGCTGGGGAGGCTGGAAACGCTCGGTGATCCAGCAAGGACAGGCAAAACAAGAACTGGGAGCTCATCAGCCAAATTCAGTGTAAAATCAGACACTGCTTCTGCCCAGTGTAGGGTCCTTGCAGGGGAAACTCTCCCTGACAGCAGCCCAGCCCTCtgcacagggagagctgtgCCACACAAGCCGTGGGCTGAGAGAGGCTGAGCCCCGGCGCTCCCGCAGCCATCCCCGCATCCCGCACGGGGCTGGcggcagccagggcagagcagcctgaTTGCACCTCCCGCGGTCATTAGTCACAGATCGCAGCCCTCCTCCTCCATCAGCACCAGCTATTATCAGCTATTAAGCAGACATTTCCATACAGCTGGCTAATTTGATAATGCTGCAATTATCTTGGTTTGTTAACAAGATTAAATTGCTAATTGGTTTGAttaagcacagagctccaggcaTGGGGTGCCTCTCAGCTGGCCCTGCATAACCTTATGGATCCcatgcccagggcagcagctcctctgcagacACAAGGAAATGGCAGGAAGGGCTCATCCTCCCGAAACCTGCTGCCTGAGGCCTCCAGATCTCCCTCTGAGAGGTCCCTCTACCTGCTCTGAGACAGCTTTGCTCATGTCACCACTGTCACCCAGCTGCTGGCCCAGAAAGGCAGGAGGAGGTGACTTTGGGCCATAGGATGCTCTGGGGACATCTAGTCTGTGTCAGTCCTGCTGCTTTCTGGTTTGGAGTCCTGCAAGTCAGAAATCCCAGAGGCAATGCACCGACTGTGCCTCCACCTGCAGCTGTGTCAACAAATCCTCTGCCTTTCTCTTCCCAGGCACAGGTCCCTGCCTCCTGGGCACAGCATTTCCAGCTatcaccagctctgctggggagcCTGGGGAGCTTCCAGCACTGGATTAGGCTCACCTCCACCCCCTCCATGGAGCAGCACCCAcctgggaggagctgggcagTGCACCAAAACACACACAGGTCAGCATCACTGATTCTGGCAAGCTCCTGGCAGTGTGCATTGGCTGAAGTCCTTTGATTCCGGTCTCTGGGGAGGAAGGGAATTTCCCTCTTTGTCCTAGGTAGGTGCCAGCAAGACAATGGGAAAAGCAGTGAGTGTTGTGGCAGAGAGATTCTTCCCACATCACCTATTTGCCCaaggccagagcagcctggagaggaaGGTGTTCATTTTCTCTGCCTGGGGGCTCAGGACTCAGGACTTCTCCTGGGACAGGCTCACCAGGTCTGGTGCTGGGAATGTGGACAAAGGCTGCACTCAAGGGCCCAGCTTTGAGTCAGAAACATCCATCATGgcacatcacagcagcagcacctctgcaggGCGGGCAGCAGGTCTGGCTTACTGCATCTTCCCTCAAAGCAAAGGTTTTCAGGCCAGTCACTTTTGGACAATTTCCAAAGGAAACATCCAGCACTCCCCAACATCCCAGGGATGGAATCCAGAGTGTCTCCCCAGGGATCCATCAGCATCACAGAGCATCCTTGCTCCACTCAAAGTCCTTTGTTCCACTCTGAAATGTACACAGGACAGAGGATGGAGAAGTCAGGTCTCACCCACAGCACGGCAGACcatctttaatattttcttgGAGCCTCCCCCTGCATACATTATGGTCTGGCTCAGAAGACTGGGTGGTTGGGGTCTGAATACAGAACAGTTTGTTTCTCAATGGTGATGTGAGACCTTTTCAAGAGATTATTCAAACCAGCCTAATAAGAATTACTACAGCTTTGACAGCTTTTGAAAGGGGAGGGTTATTTAGCTAGCCTGGCCTAGGAGTCAGAATCTGTAGTCCCAGCAGGATCTCAGCAATCACATTAGTTCCAGAGGAGAAAATACCCTGGGCAGAGCAGATccactcagcagcagctctgcccatggtcaggagctgtgcacagCCTTCCTCATTCCTGCTGAGGGGCAGCGATATtccaggagggaaaaggagTCAATAGCATTCTGCTCCCCACCATAAAAGGAATAGACACACacctctgcagaaaaacaagCCATCCTCACAGTTAAAGGCTAACAAATGTACGAATTCACTCTGCTCTTTTGTCTGTGGGATGGTTTATACAAACTCAGCTCCTCACCTGCACCTAGACCCTTTCCAGTGGCAGGGAGAGAGCGGTCTGGGCCAGAGCTGTCTCACACCAGCTGATGCCCTCCAGCACTTTCTTTCAGAAGACACAGGAGTGCTTTGTCTTACCtttcccagtgccctcccaccCTGGCCAGTGAGCAGCAACACAGGACACCAGCTCCCAGCGTGCTGGGAGGGCAGAGGGGACCCCTGGAATTACGGAGTGGAGGGAGGCAGTGTCTGCCACCAGGGCACGTTTAGAGCAGGGATGGAAGCTGTCcc
It includes:
- the LOC137484438 gene encoding veswaprin-c-like gives rise to the protein MLVSRTSHARTSQGHGSMKAVAALLLVGMLILWAELPTGSAWSCPPVRFTCAMHNPPNQCLIDRHCPRGKKCCRSFCGRKCLSKPPSIPVSYV